In Leptospira selangorensis, the genomic window ATCAATAATGCTTTCTTAGGAATCAAAGAAACAGAATAAGAATTCTCTTACATTACCACGTCGCCTAACTATCGGTGCTTCCGCTCCGCTTCGAGCTTGCTTCGCAACTCTCGCTCGGGCTACGCCACATTTGCTTCTGTCACTTCGTTTGCAGAGCAAACTCGTGCCATTGCAAACGTCGGAACACCTTGGTCGTTAGGCGTAATCGCTTAAAATTTATCAGTATAAAATACTGAAATTTAAGAAACTTTCGGGGAAATTTACATTTTAAAAATGCTATATTCAGAAGAGATGCATATTCTTAAATTTTCAATTTCATTTATAGAAAGAGCATATAGAGATAGATTTGAACAAATACTAACAAAACCTCGGATTAGAAAGAAATTTATAGAATCATTGCCTCATTTTCAGCATTTTATAAATTCTAACATGTTGAGAATTCCTGGCTCTTTTCAAGAACTTGATGAAATCTATAAAGCTCTTAGTAGTGTCCGAAATATTCCTGATGAAGTATATATTATTTCCGAAAGTGCAAAATTGGATATGCAATTTCTAAGGCTTGACGATGGATTAAATGAGATCGTTAGTTCTGGCCATTCGTCGATTATTTCTATTCTTCCAGGGGAACTGGCCTACTATGAAGGCGAAGGACTTGGTGAAAGATATATTCTTTCAAAATTACCTTAATAAGATAAGCGACTACGCCTAACTATCGGCTTATCGCTGCGCTTCGAGCTTGCTTCGCAACTCTCGCTTGGCCTTCGGCACATTTTGCTTTGTCACTCATCTTGCATGGCAAGCTTCGTGCCAAGTGCTTCGCACTCGCAAAACGTCGATAACCCTTGGTCGTTAGTCGCAATAAATGCAAAATTTATATTTATGAAATATAAAATAACCTTAATCCTTTGCCTTAGTTGTTGCTCGATTCAGAGCAGGGGACAATTACTTTTCGACAGTAAGCAGGAAGTCGAGTTAATAAAGGCAATCCGCACCAATAATATAGAATTAGCTGACAAGCTATTGAAATCGAATGTAAAATTTAGAAAAGTTGATTCTCGGTATTTGAATTTACTCAACTTAACTTTATCAACAGAGTATTCGGACAAGTCTCTATTAAAGAAAACAATGCTTGCGATTTTAGAAAAAGATTACAACGATTATCCATATGTAACTGCGCTGCAGTTGAATCGGCTTGAAATTGCTAAATTGATTGAAGAAAAATCCGATAGAAGAGGCAATCCATTTGGTCAAGTCGAACTGAAGGAATACTTAAGCAACGGCGGAGATCCAAATTATATAGTGAAATTCGATTTTACAATTTTGATGCTCTGTTCATCCAAAGGTAATTTAGAATGCGTGAAAGATCTCATCTCCGCTGGAGTAAGCATTGATAGATACTCAAAGTTTGATTCTCCCAATAAGGGAGTTACAGCCTTAGTATTAGCCGTTGAGCATGGGCAATTGGAAATTGTGAAGGAATTAATAAACCGTTGTGCAGAAATGAATGTTGTGAATGAAAAAGATGAGAGTTTAATTCAAATTGCAGCAAGAAAGAAATTATTTGAAGTTAAAAAGTATCTCGAGGAAAATTCGAAAGCCCGCATTTACTGCGACTAACTGTCGGCTTATCGCTGCGCTTCGAGATTGCTTCGCAACTCTCGCTTGGCCTTCGGCACATTTCGCTTTGTCACTCAGCTTGCGTGGCAAGCTTCGTGCCAAGTGCTTCGCACTCGCAAAACGTCGATAACCCTTGGTCGTTATACGCCATTCTTTTAAGATTTAATTACCAACAGTTTATGTTAAAATACTCACTTGATTCTCTTCAGCTTTTTTATCTGCATGGCAAAGTATACTTTAATCGTGCAATTAAATTTATAACTCAAAATAAAGGTGTTCTTATCCCTCTTTCAGTAATTTTCTTTCTCGGATTACCGTTATTGAAGTACTGCTTCTTGGATGTTGAGATTAAAACCAAATATATAATAATCGATGCAATTTTATCAGGCCTTTCGCCTTTAATTGCAACTTTAATAATCGAGAGAAAAAGTATTTGGTCGGATATGGGGCCTGATTTAAAGGCCGAGCTAGCAAAAACGAAAGAAAAATTAGCCATTAGCGAAAATGATAAAAATGAACTTCAGCATTTGGTTGAGAAGTTTTTCAATGATGCTAAATTCACAAAAAAGGGAATCTCTGACCTCTTTAAATTCAACTCAAAAGAATATTTTTGTGTAATGAAGAGTTCGGAAAATTTAGATTTGCTTTTTCAAAAGAAGAAAAAAATCGGCTCAGATTTAAAATTCACACAAATACCTTTGGGAAAGGTTCTGAATGATCATCCAAAAAGAATCAAACCGTTTGGAAATATGGATATATATTTTTTTCCATATTCGGTATTAAAGGGTTTTAATAATAATATTCAAAAATGGATGGCAAAAGAAATTCTTCCGAAAGTTCGAGTGGAACGGGACGCCTATGTTCAAAAATTTGG contains:
- a CDS encoding ankyrin repeat domain-containing protein translates to MKYKITLILCLSCCSIQSRGQLLFDSKQEVELIKAIRTNNIELADKLLKSNVKFRKVDSRYLNLLNLTLSTEYSDKSLLKKTMLAILEKDYNDYPYVTALQLNRLEIAKLIEEKSDRRGNPFGQVELKEYLSNGGDPNYIVKFDFTILMLCSSKGNLECVKDLISAGVSIDRYSKFDSPNKGVTALVLAVEHGQLEIVKELINRCAEMNVVNEKDESLIQIAARKKLFEVKKYLEENSKARIYCD